Within Sorangiineae bacterium MSr11367, the genomic segment CACGCCCCCAAGAGGGTCGTATCGTAGCTAGGTGGCTTGGTTCGGGTACGGGCCCCGAACGATGCCGAAAAGACCGGGAGCTGAACGGTCTCAAGTAGAAAGAATCTGAACTGTTTTTCGCCCGTATCACCTCGATTCGCATGGAGCGGCCATGTAGAATCGTGCGGGTGACATCGGTCGGTAAGTACACGTTGCTCCAAGAGCTCAACGATCGCGAAGCGCCGACGTACGCGGCTCGTTGCGAGGGGGTGGATGGGGCGTCCGAGCTGGTGGCGATCGAACGGTATGCGACGGACATCGCAGCGGACGCCGAGGATGAAGCGTCGCTCGCGGAGGCCGCGCGCAGCGTTCAGATTCTGACCGAGCTTTATCATCCCAACTTGGCCTCGGTGCGGGACGTGGTGGTCTCCTCCGGCGAAGTGCTCGTGGTCAGCGCGTTCGTCGACGGCGACAGCTACGGAAAGCTGATGCCGGCCGGTCGTGAGAAAAGCTTCGACACGTTTTCCTTCGCGCTGAAGCTGGCGATTGTCTCGGATGTCATCGAGGGTCTGGCCGCGCTGCACGAGTTTGCGCGTGCGCACGACACGACCATCGTGCACGGCGGGGTGACACCGCGGAATGTCATCGTCTGCGCCGACGGGCGAGCGCGCCTGGTGCGCGTGTGCAACCTGTTCCCGGAGCAGGTGAGCCCGGCGAGTCCAACGCTCGGGTACATCGCGCCGGAGCTCTTGGATCCGACGCGCAGCCCGGAGCCGAGTGTCGACGTGTTCGGCGTGGGCGTGATGCTTTGGGAGGTGCTCGCGGGCAAGCGGCTCGCGGTGCAAACCAACGCGCCGCTGCTGCTGCTCAAGGAGTTCGACAAGGGGCCGCCGAAGGGGATCCCGCAGGAAGACTTGAGCTGGGCCAAGGCGCTGATCCCCATCGTCGAGCGTGCGCTTTCGCCTTCGGACAAGCGCTACAAAGACGCCGAGCAGATGGCCCGTGCCATGCGCGCGGTGTTCGCCGCGGCGGGCGAGCAAGTGAAGACGCGCTCCACGGTGAAGGACGTGGCCGGCTTCGTCGAAGAGGTCTCGGGCGACCGCATCCGCGAACGCCGCGCGGAGCTGGGCTTCAGCGCGCCGCTCCCGCTCACGGCGTCGCGCGCGACCATTGCGCCGATGCGCTCGCGCCCGTCCTTGCCGGACATTGGCTCGGGCTCCGTGCCCTTGCCGCTGCCGCCACCGCCGGCGCGCATCTACTTGCCGTCGCTGGTCGACGCGGACGAGTTTTCGTCGCGCAGCCCGATCCCGTCCGCGCCTCCGCCGATGGATCGGGGCGACGAGGATGGTCTGCCCGCGATGGATCAGGACGAGAACCTGTCCGCGCTGGCTCCGATTCTTGCGCCGAACGATACTCTCATCATCGACGAGAAGTCGCGCGAGTCGTTTTGGATGGGCGGCGATCCGACGGACGAACGGGAAGCCATCAAGGCGAGCAATCCTCCTCCCGGCTTCGACGACGGAGAGCGCAAATTCGAAGATGACGACGACGACGACGAAAACGACGACGGGGTGGTGAGCGGGACGGCGGAGACCGTGCTGCATCGCACCTCGCAGGAACAGGGGCAGGGGCAAGGGAAGCTGGAGGCGCGCGAGAAGCGTGAGTCGGCCCCCGAGACGACGGCACCGGCCGAGTCGTCGTTTCCGCCCCCGGCGGCGCCTCCAGCCCGGCAGTCGCTCTTCGAGGATCGGCGCGAGCGCCGGCCCGTCGTTTGGGCCGGCGTGGTGCTGGCCGTGGCCGCGGCGCTGGTGTTCGGGTATGGGCTCGGCCGCGGGCAGAAGCCCGGGACCGGCCAAGCCGCACCCGCATCCAATGTGAACGTGGTGCCCGTTGCTTCGGCGGCGCCCGCACCGCCTGCACCTGTCCGAGCCGAGATTACCAACGCCGAATCCGTCGCGCCGACGGCGGCTGCGGAGTCGGCGCCGTCGGCGGAGGCCGAGCCGGCGCCCGCGGCGAAGCAGCCGGCGACCGAGATCGAGCTGGTGCCAGAGGGGGCGCGCTCCACGGCACGACGCCCGCGGCCCGTGGCAGGCCACGGTGGGGCGCGTCCGTCGCCTTCGGAGGGATCGCCGCCGTCAGGTGCATCCGGCTCCGCGCCGGCTGCAGCTTCTCCAACGACTTCGCCCGCTCCCGAGCCGAGTGCAACGCAGGGGCAAACGGACGGGCGGCAGAAGTTCAACCCCCAGGGGATTTAGCGTTACGGAACTGAAAACATGCGTTCTTGCTTTCGTTGCCTTCGGCGGCTGACGGCCGCCATGCTCACCATGATTGCGCTCACCGCGGGCGCGGCAACGGCGCATGCCGATGGAGTTCCGCCCGCCGCCGCCTCGCCGCTCGAGCGCGAGCAGGCCCAATCGCTCTTTCTGAAAGGGAAGGAGCGCTTCGACCAAAAGAATTACCGCGAGGCACTGGAGTCGTTTCGCGCGTCCCTCGCGGTGGTGAACAGCCCGAACACGCGCCTCTACGTGGGGCGCTGCTTGCAGAATTCGGGCGATCTGCTCGGCGCGTACATCGAGTTCGGGCGGGCGGCCACCGAAGCCCGGGAGGCCTCGGCGTCGGACGGTCGCTACAAGCTCACGGCGAGTGAGGCTGCGGCCGAGCGCGATGGCATTCAGCCCGAGCTCGGGTTCGTGACGATTCAGCTCAATGGCGCCGATGATTCCACGCTTCTTCGCGTGGCCGGGCAGAAGGTGCGCGGAGCGAGCTCGGAAGCGTGGCCCGTGCTGCCGGGCCCCGTGGAAATCGTGGTCGAGCGGCAAGGTGCCGAGGTGGCCCGTCGCTCGGTGACCGTGGCCCGGGGCGGCCGCGAGAGCGTCCAAATCGACGTGCCACCCGCGCCCGCGTCCCCTGGGGGAGGCCCAACGGAGCCCACGAGGGACTCGGGGCAGACCTTGCGCACGCTTTCCTTCGTGGCCGCGGGCGTGGGCGTCGCGGGGTTCGCGACCTTCGCCATCGCAGGGCTCAGCGCCAAATCGACGTACGACGATCTGGACTCCCGCTGCGGCGGCACGCGCTGCCGCGAGGACGTCCGCGACGACATTTCGCACGGCAACACCATGCAGACGGTAGCCAACATCGGCCTCGTGGTGGGCGCCGTCGGTGTGGCCACGGGCATCACGCTCTTTGCCATCGGCCAGAGCAAAAAGAACTCGAGCACGAGCACGCTGATGGTGACCACCACCGGCACGGGCATCTCGATCCGCGGTGCACTATGAAAGCGCGGACCAAGCACCGCCGCCTTCTCGCCGCCTTCGCGGTCTTCGGCGTCCTGGCCGGCGCCGCCTGCTCGTACGACTTCCACGCCTTCGATCCCATCGAGGGAGGATTCGACGCGAGCCTCGACCAAGCGAACAACAACGACACTGGGCCGGGCAGCGAGGACGCCGGGCAGGACGTCGACGCCAACCTGCCCACGTGCACCGCGAAGCCGCCGCCCAAGTGCCTGACCGAGGCTGGCGCCTGCGGTAGCAACTGCTCGTCGACCAAAGAGCGCTGCCGCCAGAACTGCCCGCTCCTCAACCCGCGGCCGTGCCAAGCCGAGTGCGACAATGCGGAAGTCTCGTGCAAACTCGGTTGCCGCAGCACCTGCGAGAATTGCACGAAGGACGCAGGTTGCGAGATGGGCGACATCCGTCGCTGCGACGACGCCGTCAACGGCCGCGACGCCGGCCCCGACGCTTAGCTCGCTCAGGCCGACGGTTCGACGTGGCCAAAATGCGCTAAAGTGCGCGGCCCCATGTCCGAGCGTTTGCCTGAGATGTTCGAAAAGGTGCCCCAAGAGCTAAATTTCCCCAAAGAAGAGCGGGAGATTCTCAAGCTGTGGAAGGAGAAGCGGATTTTCGAGCGTTCGCTCGAGGAGAGCGCGCAGCGTCCGCCCTGGGTCTTTTACGAGGGCCCGCCCACTGCCAATGGCCTGCCGCACAACGGGCACGTGCTCACGCGCGTGATGAAGGACATCTTCCCGCGCTACAAGACCATGCGCGGCTACCACGTGGCCCGCAAAGCCGGTTGGGACACGCACGGCCTGCCCGTCGAGGTCGAGGTCGAGAAAGAGCTGCGCATCCACGGCAAGGCGGCCATCGAAGAGTACGGCGTCGAGCCCTTCGTCAAGAAGTGCATCGACTCGGTGTTCCGCTACACCGACGAATGGGGCAAGATGACCGAGCGCGTCGGCTTCTGGGTCGACTTGCCCGACGCCTACGTCACCTACCACCGCAGCTACATCGAGAGCGTCTGGTGGGCCCTGTCCGAGCTCTTCAAGAAGGGGCTCCTCTACCAAGGCCACAAGGTCGTCTGGTGGTGGGCGCAGGGCGGAACGGCGCTTTCGGCCGGAGAGGTCGGCCTCGGCTACAAAGAGGTCGATGACCCCAGCGTGCTCGTGCGCTTCCCGCTGACCGACGACGTTCGCAAAGACGGCGCGGTGATCATCCCGAAGGATGCCTCGCTCCTGGTGTGGACGACCACGCCGTGGACTTTGCCGTCGAATGCCTACTCGGTCGTGCATCCCAAGCACACGTACGTCGTGGCCCGAAGGGAAGATGGCGCCCGCTACGTGCTCGCGAAGGACCTCGTCGAGGGCATCGCGAAGAAGCTCAAGACGGAGCTCACGGTGGAGCGCGAGTTCCCTGGGGTCGACGTCGTGGGCGCGCGTTACACGCCGCCTTTCGACCTGTACGCCAAGACGCTCGGCACGAGCACGCCGTACTGGACCGTGATGGCCGCGGACTACGTCACCTTGGACACCGGCAGCGGCATCGTCCACACGGCGCCCGCGTTCGGCGAGGACGACTTCCAAACGCATCGCAAGGTGCTCGACGCGCTCCCGCGCGACCAGGCCGAGGCGTTGCCGCTCCTCTGCGCGGTGAAGCCGGACGGCACCTTCATCGACGAGCTCACGAAGTACGCGCGCCGTTGGGTGAAAGACTGCGACAAGGAGATCCAAGAGGAACTCCGCACCCGCGGCCTGTTGGTCCATGCCGAGCTGTATCGCCACGATTATCCATTCTGCTGGCGCGCGGACTCGGACCCGCTCATCCAGTATGCGCGTCCCGCCTGGTACATCCGCACCACGGAGAAGATCCGCAACGCCATCACGAACAACCGCACCATCGAGTGGTTGCCGGAGCACATCAAAGAAGGCCGCTTCGGCGACTTCCTCGCCAACAACGTCGACTGGGCCCTGTCGCGCGAGCGCTACTGGGGCACGCCGCTCAACATCTGGATCAATGACAAGACCGGGAACCTCGAGGCTCCGGATTCGGTCGACGCGATCCTGAAGAAGAACCCGCGCGCGTTCGATCACTTCGAGGATGCGCGCAAGAAGGACCCGTCGCTCAGCCCGCACCTCATCGTGCACAAGCCGTGGATCGACCAGGTCACCTGGCAGAATCCGGGCGAGGAGGGAACGTACCGCCGCGTGCCCGAGGTCATCGATTGCTGGTTCGACTCCGGCTCGATGCCCTTCGCGCAGTGGGGCTACCCGCACAAGGGCCACGACAAGTTCGCCAAGAGCTTCCCCGCGGACTTCATCTCCGAAGCCATCGATCAGACGCGCGGCTGGTTCTACACGCTGCTGATGATCTCCACCTTGGTCTTCGACGAGGAATGCCAGAAGCGCCTCGGCCTGGAGGCTCGCACCTACCCGCATCCGTACAAGACGTGCATCGTCCTCGGGCACATCTCGGACAAGGAAGGCAAGAAGGAGAGCAAATCCAAGGGCAACTACACGCCGCCCGAAGTCATCCTCGATTCGGTCAGCATGGAGTTCGGCGTGCTCGATGGCGCGGATCCGAAGCTGGGTGTCACGCCGGCGAAAGGCACGGCGTACATCGCGCGCGAAGACCTCGAGGGGCTCGATATGAAGGCGGGCGCGGTCGTCCACGTGTACCGCCATGACGGCCAAGGCGAGCGTCTCGAGCTGAAAATCGAGATCGGCAAGAAGCTGCGCCGGCGCGTGGTGGTGCTGCACCCGGACGACCGTGCGAAACTCGGCGTGAAGCCCACGGCCAAGACCGACGTACAGCCCGTGGAGGTGCCCCGACTTCCGGCCGACGAGCGCATCGCCGTCGAGGATCCCTCGTCGTCGGCGCCCGGCGCGGACGCGTTCCGCTGGTTCTTCTATGCGTCGAACCCGCCGTGGAGCAACACGCGCCACTCCCTCTCCAACGTGCGCACGTTGCAGAAGGAGACGCTGATCAAGCTGAGGAACGTCTACTCGTTCTTCACCATCTACGGCAGCATCGACCGATTCGACCCGGCGGCGCCGCGCCCGGCGCTCTCCGAAAGAAGTGAGCTCGATCGCTGGATGCTCGACCTGGTCGGCTACACCACGAAGAACGCCCGCGACAAGCTGGACGCGTACCAGCTCTTCGAGGCGACGAAGTACATCGTGGAGCTCGTGGACGCGCTCTCCAATTGGTACGTGCGCCGGAGCCGCGACCGATTCTGGAAGAGCGGCTGGGACAACGACAAAGCGAGTGCTTATGCCACGCTTTACGAGTGCCTCGTGCAGACGGCCGGCCTGCTCGCGCCGTTCGTACCCTTCGTGACGGAGGCGATGTACCAAAACCTGGTGGTGCGCCCGGCCGTCCTCCATGGCAAAGGCGACTCCGTGCCGCCGAGCATCCACCTCACGTCCTACCCGGAGCCGCCGGCGACCTTCGACGACGAGCTCCGCTCCACCATGTACGCGGTGCGCGACGTCGTGAGTCTCGGTCTGCAGGTGCGCACGCAGGCCAAGCTCAAGGTGCGCCAGCCGCTGCGAAGCGCCAAGGTCATCGTGAGCGACGTCGGGTTGCGCAAACGACTCGCACGCTACGAGGCGATGATCCGCGAGGAACTCAACGTCCTCGGGGTGGAGTTCGTCGAGGACTCCCAGGTGCGACAATACGTGACCTACAATCTGAAGCCGAACTTCCGCAGCCTCGGTCAGAAAGGTCTCGGTAAAGAGGCGCAGACGCTCAAGAAAGTACTTGCTGACACGTCGGCCGAAGACGCCGCGGCTCTCCACGCACAGGTCGTGGGAACCGGCAGCGTCGTCATCTCCGGTGTGACCTGCTGCATCGACGATCTCGAGGTCGCGTTTACGACGCACGAGGGATTTTCCGCCGCCGGCGATCGCGTGGGGGTGGTGGTCCTCGAGACGACCCTGGACGACGAACTTCGCGATCTGGGATTTTTGCGCGAGGTCCAGAGCCGCGTGCAAGCCTCACGAAAAGACCGGGGGCTCGAATACACCGACCGCA encodes:
- a CDS encoding protein kinase — encoded protein: MTSVGKYTLLQELNDREAPTYAARCEGVDGASELVAIERYATDIAADAEDEASLAEAARSVQILTELYHPNLASVRDVVVSSGEVLVVSAFVDGDSYGKLMPAGREKSFDTFSFALKLAIVSDVIEGLAALHEFARAHDTTIVHGGVTPRNVIVCADGRARLVRVCNLFPEQVSPASPTLGYIAPELLDPTRSPEPSVDVFGVGVMLWEVLAGKRLAVQTNAPLLLLKEFDKGPPKGIPQEDLSWAKALIPIVERALSPSDKRYKDAEQMARAMRAVFAAAGEQVKTRSTVKDVAGFVEEVSGDRIRERRAELGFSAPLPLTASRATIAPMRSRPSLPDIGSGSVPLPLPPPPARIYLPSLVDADEFSSRSPIPSAPPPMDRGDEDGLPAMDQDENLSALAPILAPNDTLIIDEKSRESFWMGGDPTDEREAIKASNPPPGFDDGERKFEDDDDDDENDDGVVSGTAETVLHRTSQEQGQGQGKLEAREKRESAPETTAPAESSFPPPAAPPARQSLFEDRRERRPVVWAGVVLAVAAALVFGYGLGRGQKPGTGQAAPASNVNVVPVASAAPAPPAPVRAEITNAESVAPTAAAESAPSAEAEPAPAAKQPATEIELVPEGARSTARRPRPVAGHGGARPSPSEGSPPSGASGSAPAAASPTTSPAPEPSATQGQTDGRQKFNPQGI
- a CDS encoding tetratricopeptide repeat protein; translated protein: MRSCFRCLRRLTAAMLTMIALTAGAATAHADGVPPAAASPLEREQAQSLFLKGKERFDQKNYREALESFRASLAVVNSPNTRLYVGRCLQNSGDLLGAYIEFGRAATEAREASASDGRYKLTASEAAAERDGIQPELGFVTIQLNGADDSTLLRVAGQKVRGASSEAWPVLPGPVEIVVERQGAEVARRSVTVARGGRESVQIDVPPAPASPGGGPTEPTRDSGQTLRTLSFVAAGVGVAGFATFAIAGLSAKSTYDDLDSRCGGTRCREDVRDDISHGNTMQTVANIGLVVGAVGVATGITLFAIGQSKKNSSTSTLMVTTTGTGISIRGAL
- the ileS gene encoding isoleucine--tRNA ligase → MSERLPEMFEKVPQELNFPKEEREILKLWKEKRIFERSLEESAQRPPWVFYEGPPTANGLPHNGHVLTRVMKDIFPRYKTMRGYHVARKAGWDTHGLPVEVEVEKELRIHGKAAIEEYGVEPFVKKCIDSVFRYTDEWGKMTERVGFWVDLPDAYVTYHRSYIESVWWALSELFKKGLLYQGHKVVWWWAQGGTALSAGEVGLGYKEVDDPSVLVRFPLTDDVRKDGAVIIPKDASLLVWTTTPWTLPSNAYSVVHPKHTYVVARREDGARYVLAKDLVEGIAKKLKTELTVEREFPGVDVVGARYTPPFDLYAKTLGTSTPYWTVMAADYVTLDTGSGIVHTAPAFGEDDFQTHRKVLDALPRDQAEALPLLCAVKPDGTFIDELTKYARRWVKDCDKEIQEELRTRGLLVHAELYRHDYPFCWRADSDPLIQYARPAWYIRTTEKIRNAITNNRTIEWLPEHIKEGRFGDFLANNVDWALSRERYWGTPLNIWINDKTGNLEAPDSVDAILKKNPRAFDHFEDARKKDPSLSPHLIVHKPWIDQVTWQNPGEEGTYRRVPEVIDCWFDSGSMPFAQWGYPHKGHDKFAKSFPADFISEAIDQTRGWFYTLLMISTLVFDEECQKRLGLEARTYPHPYKTCIVLGHISDKEGKKESKSKGNYTPPEVILDSVSMEFGVLDGADPKLGVTPAKGTAYIAREDLEGLDMKAGAVVHVYRHDGQGERLELKIEIGKKLRRRVVVLHPDDRAKLGVKPTAKTDVQPVEVPRLPADERIAVEDPSSSAPGADAFRWFFYASNPPWSNTRHSLSNVRTLQKETLIKLRNVYSFFTIYGSIDRFDPAAPRPALSERSELDRWMLDLVGYTTKNARDKLDAYQLFEATKYIVELVDALSNWYVRRSRDRFWKSGWDNDKASAYATLYECLVQTAGLLAPFVPFVTEAMYQNLVVRPAVLHGKGDSVPPSIHLTSYPEPPATFDDELRSTMYAVRDVVSLGLQVRTQAKLKVRQPLRSAKVIVSDVGLRKRLARYEAMIREELNVLGVEFVEDSQVRQYVTYNLKPNFRSLGQKGLGKEAQTLKKVLADTSAEDAAALHAQVVGTGSVVISGVTCCIDDLEVAFTTHEGFSAAGDRVGVVVLETTLDDELRDLGFLREVQSRVQASRKDRGLEYTDRIKLWLSGGERLAKIIATYGDALAKEVLAAEVQVGTSNRQHDEVDIDGETVGIAIEKIG